Proteins encoded together in one bacterium window:
- a CDS encoding VirB8/TrbF family protein, whose amino-acid sequence MSKHDENPWTELYIAARNEWTERYGDFIHATIFWRRVAFASLGLSALLAVGLIVVGSQSKMIPFVVKVDEMGTIAYAGPLDATGWDDERLYNAQLASFISSWRTVVGDRTAQKTLLERTHALARGAAAERLREYYREVSPFEVMRKRTIEVEVSSILRRGEKMFEATWRERARTLEGHLVTSRHFRGVFELEADEPSTKNFENPIGLFVTRLSWTEPIR is encoded by the coding sequence ATGAGCAAGCACGACGAGAACCCCTGGACCGAGCTCTACATCGCAGCTCGAAACGAGTGGACGGAGCGCTACGGCGACTTCATCCACGCGACGATCTTCTGGCGGCGCGTCGCGTTCGCGTCGCTCGGCCTCTCCGCACTACTCGCCGTCGGGCTGATTGTCGTGGGGTCTCAGTCGAAGATGATCCCCTTCGTGGTCAAGGTCGATGAGATGGGGACGATCGCTTACGCCGGTCCGCTCGATGCAACGGGATGGGATGATGAGCGCCTCTACAACGCACAGCTTGCGAGCTTCATTTCGAGCTGGCGAACCGTCGTAGGCGACCGCACGGCGCAGAAGACGCTGCTCGAGCGAACCCATGCTCTAGCGCGAGGCGCGGCCGCAGAACGCCTGCGCGAGTACTACCGCGAAGTCAGTCCCTTCGAGGTCATGCGAAAGCGGACCATTGAAGTCGAGGTGTCCTCGATTTTGCGCCGGGGCGAGAAGATGTTCGAGGCAACCTGGCGCGAACGCGCTCGCACGCTCGAGGGGCATCTCGTGACGTCTCGCCATTTTCGGGGCGTCTTCGAGCTCGAGGCCGACGAGCCTTCGACGAAGAATTTCGAGAACCCGATCGGGCTCTTCGTGACCCGACTCTCATGGACGGAGCCTATCCGATGA